Within Thermococcus indicus, the genomic segment AACGGCCTCATATATCTTGTTCCGGTTGATGTGGCCCTTACCGTGATGGGCTCTTCCCTAAAGTTTGGCGACGTCGAGGCCTACGTTCAGGGCAGGCCAGGCTCATCCTATGTTCTGAACGGGGAGACCATAGCTGTTTTTTCCCACGTCACCAACATCGGTCGCGGGAACGTCTCCGCGGTGGGGCAGGTCTCCCTGGTCAGGGATGGAAAAACCTACTTCTTCGAGAACAGGACGCTGACCTTCGTACCCGGGGACAACCTCGTCCGGTTTGAGGTGCCCGTCGGATACGACCTTCCCCCCGGGACGTACCGGCTCCACTATCTCCTCATGTACGATGGGGGCACCTACCGGTACTCCAAGGACTTCCCCGTAAAGTTCGGGGTCACGCTGGTGGGGATGTCCCTGAAATCCGATGAGGTGAAGGTGAACGAGGACAACAGGGCGTACGTGACGGTTCTCTCCGAGAGGCTCATCGGAATGAACCTGACGGTTGAGGCCTACCGTGACGGGGAGCTGATATCGAGGGCCGTGGAGCCAAAGGAGATTGGAGGGGGTACGACGGTTCTCGAAGTTCCCCTCCCAACGAACGTATCGGGCTCCATCACGGCCGTCATAAAACTGACCTTCGGTGAACGCCTGATAGGAGAAGGCAACGTTACCTACACCGTTTCGGCTCCCCCGGTGCTTGCAAACGTCTCCTACGAGAGGACCGCCAGCGATGAGGTGCTCTTCAAGCTCGCCGTCGAAAACCCTGGGGACGGGAGTGTGAACGGCGTTCTCACCTACAGGATATCCTCGGACGATGGGGTGCTGTACAAGGACTCCATAGAGGAATCCATACCCCCTGGGACCAGCGAGATAACGGTGAAGTTTGAGGTCCCCGTGGGGAAGACCGTCTACTACGAGTTTGCCCTCACCGCGGCGGGGGAGACGAGCACCGCGAAGGGAGAGCTCTACCTGGAGCCCCCTGCGCCGACGACCACGACCTCGTCCCCCACGCCCACGACCTCCTCCACCGCACCATCAAACACCACTACCATCGGCGGTGGCAGTGGTTCCAGGGGCCTCTGGATCGGCCTCGTGGCGGTGGCTTTCATCCTCCTGGCGGTGGGTGCCTTCTACTACCTGAACCGCTCGGAAGGAGCCAGAAAGAAGCGCGTCAGGCCAAAGCCCAGGAGGCGCTCCCCCCTGGGCAGGTTCAAGAGGCCCAAGAAGCCGGAGTTTAAGGAGAACAGGGAGCTTCCAAAGAAGAAGTGAATACCAAACTTTTTTATTCCCCTCTTCTCCATTCCCCTTCAGGCGAGGGGGTCGGGGACTCTCGGGGTGCTCCCGAGGAAGTTCCGCCCACCTCACCGGGGCCGCGGTGCCGCGAGGCACCTCCCGAGAGGGAGGGCAACGGCGCAGAAACGACACGTCCCGGCGGGTATGGGGATGAAAGCGGCGAAGGACCCGGCGACGGGCTCCGAGCTAACCCGCAGACGACCCGTCGGGGACCGGTGAAACGGCCGTCCCGCGGGGTGCAAGGCCGAGGGAGGGGCGATGAAGTCCCGGTGCGAGCCCCGTGGTAGGCCGCTCAGTCGAATGTCCCCTTGAGACAGAAGGCGGGCTACGACCCCCTCGCCCTAATGTCCAGCAGGGATGCGAGGAGTATCAGGGCCCCTCCGAGTGCCGTTCTAACCCCTGGAACCTCTCCGAATATCAGAAACGCGTACACCACGCGCTCATTGGGTCTAGATAGCTCAGCAGGGCCGCCTCGTTGACCTCCACCTCTTTGAGCCCGTCCATGTAGAGGAACAGCGCCAGAACGGTGTGGACTCCGACGAGGACGAGAACCGCCCACCAGGCCGGCTCCCCAACGCCTGAAACCGCCATAAACGGGGCGAGCACGAGCGATGCTATCGCGAGCTGGAGGAACGTCAGCGTTTTGCCGTCGATCCCGCGCAGGAATCTCCCGAGATTCGGTATCAGGGCGTAGAAGAAGGCCGCCGTCAGGGCTAGTAAGATTCCGACGAAGTCTCTGTTGCCCAAATCGATGTTCTGACCGCTCATGATCAGGATAAGCCCCGTGAATGCGGTGCCTATGAGGAGCCAGCTCTTCAGGCTCAGTCTCTCACCGAGGAAGCGCCACGAGATAACCGTCGCTATTATCGGCGCTATATAATAGACGAGAACCGCGTTGGCTATGGTGGTGTAGTTGAACGCCGTGAAGAGGAAAACCCAGTTTAAGGCGAGGGAAACGCCCAGTGCCGGGAGGGGCTTCCATCTGGCCCTCAGGAGTGGGGGGAGCGATTGGAGCCATTCATTCTTTCCGGCAAGGATGGCGAGGAGCAGGAGGGCGCCGAGGGACACCCTGAAGAAGGCGACCCCTAGGCCGGATAGGTTTGAGAAGCGTGCGAATATCCCCACGCTGCCCCATATCAGCATCGCCGTGGCGATTTTTATCCTTCCGTTCACAGTGCATCCCCGTGCTCTTCCAGCCATTCTTCGTAGGCTCCCCTGACCTCCTCCTTCCTGAACCCCGGAACCGCGTCCTCGAAGGGGTTAAACCTTTCGAGCTTTCTTTCATCCGAGCCGATGTAGGTCGTCACGAGTCCGACCTTCGAGTGCAGGCTCGACGGGAGGCGGAGGATTCTCTTAACATCGACCGTAACGCGGCCGTCAAAGTAGGCCTTTGAGAACGTGCTCGAGAGGGAAAACAGCCTTGTCAGAGTTTTGTAGCCTATCCCCTGGGGAAACGCGGTTAAGAGCCCCTTCCGCACGAAGCCCTCGTATATCTCCTCCCTGCTTCCCAGGACCTTCTCAACCTGGCCCTTTTTCAGGCCTATGTTGAATAGGTGGTTCTCGTTGGCCCTCCTTACAAAGTACCCGAACCTGAGCCGGAAGACCCTGTAATAGCCGGAGGAAAGCATTATCCTCCTGCTCTGGATGTCATCGAAAGTTATCTCCTCCGCGGCACTGATGTATGCCAGAACCTTTTCCCTGGCCTTGCCGTCGAGCTTTAACGCCCAGTCGTCCAGAACGCGGATGTGATAGCCCCTGCCGGAATAGATTACGTGGACATCCTCGAAGCCAAAGTCCTCCTTGAGAACCACGAGGGTGTCCCTCGCCAGCTCCTTCGCATCCTCGAGGCATATCGGACACACCCGGCCGTGCTCATGGAGGTGGGAGCACCTCCGCAGGGGCAGGTCCTTGGCGTCTATGTCGAAAACGAGCTCGGCCCCGAGCCAGCCCTCCATCTCCTTGGGCTCCTCGTAGAGGGCGACGCTGGAATAGACCGCGTAGGGGGCGGTTGTCTTTACGTAGTCCTCCAGGTCGCGGACGTCGAGGAAGACGTTCTTCCTGTCGCTCGGCCCCTCGCCGGTGTGGTCGAATCCGAACTCCCTGTTCTCGAGGTTTCTGACGATGAAATCGGGCAATCTCTTCGCGCTCCATTCCCGTCTGTAGTAGAGCGCCCTCTCCTCCTTCGTCATCTCCCTGAGGAGCTCACCCATTTTC encodes:
- a CDS encoding DMT family transporter, yielding MNGRIKIATAMLIWGSVGIFARFSNLSGLGVAFFRVSLGALLLLAILAGKNEWLQSLPPLLRARWKPLPALGVSLALNWVFLFTAFNYTTIANAVLVYYIAPIIATVISWRFLGERLSLKSWLLIGTAFTGLILIMSGQNIDLGNRDFVGILLALTAAFFYALIPNLGRFLRGIDGKTLTFLQLAIASLVLAPFMAVSGVGEPAWWAVLVLVGVHTVLALFLYMDGLKEVEVNEAALLSYLDPMSAWCTRF
- the priS gene encoding DNA primase catalytic subunit PriS, which translates into the protein MGELLREMTKEERALYYRREWSAKRLPDFIVRNLENREFGFDHTGEGPSDRKNVFLDVRDLEDYVKTTAPYAVYSSVALYEEPKEMEGWLGAELVFDIDAKDLPLRRCSHLHEHGRVCPICLEDAKELARDTLVVLKEDFGFEDVHVIYSGRGYHIRVLDDWALKLDGKAREKVLAYISAAEEITFDDIQSRRIMLSSGYYRVFRLRFGYFVRRANENHLFNIGLKKGQVEKVLGSREEIYEGFVRKGLLTAFPQGIGYKTLTRLFSLSSTFSKAYFDGRVTVDVKRILRLPSSLHSKVGLVTTYIGSDERKLERFNPFEDAVPGFRKEEVRGAYEEWLEEHGDAL